DNA sequence from the Gordonia polyisoprenivorans genome:
TTGGCGATGGTGGGCAGCAGGATCTGATCACCGGCCTTCTCGGCAGGGCAATTGCCGCGGATGAGTGTGCCGATGGCATCGCCACCGAGATACCAACCGGTGAACGGCGGCATCTCCCAGATCGAGGAATCGGTGAACATGTCGACGATGGCGTCGACGTCATAGCGTTCGAAGGCTGAAACGTACTTGGCGAGTAACTCGCGCTTCGCGTCGTCGTCCAGGGTGGGTGTCGAATCCTCTTCGGCGCGAATATTTTTCAGCTGCTCCCGAGCGCGTTGGAGGAGGCTGTTGACCGTGGCGGTGGTGACGCCGATGGTCTCGGCGACCTCGGACGCCTTCCACTGCAGCACATCCCGCAGGATCAGAACGGCGCGCTGACGCTCGGGCAAGTGTTGCAGGGCGGCGATGAATGCGAGGCGGATCGACTCACGTGCGCCGACGACGTAGGCGGGGTCGGCGTCGTCGCCCGGCGTGATCTCGTCGACGGTGCCGGCGTACGGCTCGAGCCAGGGGACCTCGTGGTCCTGGGTGAGGGTGTCGGTGGGGTCGTACGCGTCGCCGCCGAGCCCGGACGGCAGCGGACGGCGCTGGCTGCTGCCCAGCGCCGTCAAACAGGTGTTGGTGGCGATCTTGTGCAACCACGTGCGCACCGACGCGCGCCCGTCGTAGTTCTCATATCCGCGCCATGCGCGTAGATAGGTTTCCTGGGTGAGGTCTTCGGCGTCGTGATGCGACCCCATCATGCGATAGCAGTGGGCGATGATCTCGCGCCGGAAGGGCTCGGTGGCCGCGAGGAACTCGGCGTCGGAGGGGCCGGAGGACAGAGTCGTCGCCTGGGGTGTCGTCGCCTGGGGTGTGGCGGGGGTGACGGACATGCAGACAAGGCTACGACGCCCCTCCGACAGCTTCCAGGTGATTGACAGACTCACGACGCGATGACGGGACGCGGCGACTTTTGTGCGGCGTGCGTCAAACCCGGGTCGACGCACTGCGCTCGCCCTATCATCGCCGGTGAACGCTCATGTGTGCAGTTCAGGGCGCGTGTTGCCGGGGTGTGACGTATGCACGTGCACGCTTGCGGATGCGGTACGCCGATTGCTAGCTTGAGCTCCATGACGTGCAGCGAGAACAGCCGCATCCCGGAGGTGACCTACATGATCACCGCCCTGGGTTGTCGTCTGCCGTTCGCTCGTGTCCTGTGTTGTTGCCGAATGTCCTGATCGCCAAGTCTCTCCGCGTCCTTCTCCGACGCCCGCGATCTCTATCCCCTTTCGACAACCCTTCCCACAACGCCATCGCGGTGCTGACGGCCTCGGCGCCGCACGCCCCGTCGAGACGCTCGACCGTTGGACGCCCATGGCAGCCTGTGGCACATTCACGAGGACACATTCACTCATGACCGCAACGATCGATCACCGCACCCGCATCGCCAACGCACCGACCTCAGCCTCGCCGCGCATCGTTCGGCCCCGCCCGATCCCCGGTGCGTCCGCCCGGGTCGATCCGCGGACGCCGCGCAAGGGGGGTCGAGGTATCCACGTAGCGACCCCGCAACTCGAACTCTCCACCAAGCCCTCCGCGCTGGTGCTGCGCACCGCCCGACTCTCGGGACCGGTGTTCCGGGACGAAGCCGCCGAACTCACCGGACTGTCCATCTCGACGGTCAACCGCCAGGTCGGCGCACTACTCAAGGCCGGACTGCTGCGTGAACGCGCCGATCTCGCACCGGCCGGCGCCATCGGTCGGCCGCGACTGCCCTTCGAGCTCAACGTCTCGACGTTCCTGACCCTGGGCATCCACATCGGCTACAAGGTCACCTCCATCACCACTCACGATCTGCTGCACCGCGTGGTCGGCGCGATCCAGATCCCCACCCCGATCGCCGACACCCCCGAACAAACCCTCGCCGCGATCGGCGAGAGCGCCCAACGCTTCCTCGGCCGCTGGAACAACCGCCGCGTCCTCTGGGCCGGCGTGGCCGTCGGCGGACGGGTGTCGCCCGGCGGATTCGTCGATCACCCGCGCCTGGGCTGGGAGAACGCTCCGGTCGGGCAGGTCATCGCCGAGTCGGTGGGGCTGCCGGTGTCGGTGGCCTCGCACGTGGAGGCCATGGCCGCCGCCGAGCTGGTCGTGAACCCCAGCGGGTCCGACGCCGATCAGCGGTCGAGCTTCCTGTACTTCTACGCCCGCGAGATGGTCGGGATCGCGTTCAGCGTCGACGGCACCGTGCACACCCCGGCGGGTGGGCCGCCGGTGATCGGGCACTTCCCCGCGTCGGGCACCACCCTGCTCGACCCGAATCGGACCGGCCGGCTCGAGCCGACCGTGTCCGACACCGGCATCGTCGAGGCGGCGCAGTCGCTGGGTCTGCCGGTCAACGACATCGACGCAGTGTTGGCGCTGGCTCGTGGCGGTGACGCGACCGCCCGTGCCCTGCTCGAGGAGCGTGCCCAGGTACTCGGCCGCACGGTGGCGCTGATCGCCGACATCTTCAACCCCGATCACGTGATCCTCGGCGGGCAGGCCTTCACCGACTACCCGGCGACCCTGCCCATCGTCGCCGGATCGCTGCGGGAGACCTCGGTGGTCCCCAATCGTGATGTGCGCGTCTCGCATTCGGGCACGACGGTCCAGCAACAGGCGGCCGGCGCGGTCTCCCTCGACGCCGTCTACAGCGATCCGCTCGCCGCGCTCGCGGTCACGGAGTAGTCCGGAACCAGCTTCGGCACAAGGGGTCTCGAGGCTTCGTCGCTATCGCTCCTGCGCACCTCGACCATCGGGGTGGGGTGGTCGCTTGTCGTTGGTCGAGGTGGTTCAGTGTTGGCGCAGGGGGTCTCGAGGCTTCGTCGCTATCGCTCCTGCGCACCTCGACCATCGGGGTGGGGGGCCGGTCGATGGTTGGGTGGTCGGGGTGCCCCCCGGATCGATGGTCTCCCGTGATCGTTGGTCGAGGTGTGACGAGCCCCCTGGGGCGAGGAGCCTCGAGACCGTCGTCGGCCGGTGCTGGGTCGGAACCAGCGTCGGCACAAGGGGTCTCGAGGCTTCGTCGCTATCGCTCCTACGCACCTCGACCATCGGGGTGAAGCGCGTCGACCATCGGCGGCGGGGTGCCCCAGCCGGGTCAGTTGGCCGTGCGCTTGGCGTAGTTGCGCAGCGCGAACGGGGAGAAGATCGCGGTCAGGATGATCGCCCAGATGAGCGTTGCCAGTTCGGGATGACGCAACGGCCAGGCGGCGTCGGCTGCGGCGTCGGGGCCATTGCCCCAGAGCACTCGCATGGCCTGCACCAGCGCCGACATCGGGTTCCACTCCGCGATCGCCCGCAGCCACGGCTGCATGTTCTGGGTGGGCACGAAGGCGTTGGAGACGAAGGTGATCGGGAACAGGATCGAGAACATGAACCCGTTGACGGCCTCGACGCTGCGTAGCCACGAGCCGATCAGCACGCCGAACCAGATCATGCCGAAACCGAACAGCAACACCAGGGCGAAGCCCAGCGCCCCCTCGGCGACCGAGGTGGTGATGCGCCATCCGATGATCAGCCCGGTCAGGGCCATCACGACGATGCCGATCGAGGAGTGGATCAGGCTGGCGATGCTGCGTCCGACCAGCACCGAGGACCGGCGAATCGGCAACGACCGGAAGCGATCGACGATGCCCTTCTCCAGGTCGGCGGTGATACCGGTGGCGACGATGAACGCGGTGAACACGATCGTCTGCCCCATGATGCCGGGCAGCAGGTACTCCTTGTAGCTCACCCCGGGCACGCCGAGGCTGATCGCCGGACCGAAGACGAAGGCGAACAGCACGACGAACATGATCGGCTGAATCGTTACGTCCGACAGCATCTCGGGCATGCGACGGGTATGGATGAGATTACGGCGCACCATGATCCATGACTGCTGCGCCAGGTTCGTCTGGTGTACCGCAGGTCGATCGGCACGGGTGGTCGCGGTGGTGGAGGCGCTCGTGGTGGTCATGCTGCTCCTTCGTTGGCCGATTCATCGTCGGCAGAGGCGTCTTCGGCGCGATGGCCGGTGAGGGAGAGGAAGACGTCGTCGAGGCTCGGACGAACCAGGCCGAGGTCGTCGACGGCGATCTGTGAGTCGTCGAACCAGCCGGCGATGCGTGTCAGATCCGACAAACCCGCGGCAGCGGTGGTCACGGTCCGCGCGTTTTCGTCGACGAAGACCTCATTGCCGCTGCGTGACAACAGGTCCCGTGCTTGCGGGAGGTCGGCGTCGTCGGAGACGGTGATCACCACGCTGGCCGCGCCTGCCTGTTGTTTCAGCTGCAGCGGGGTGCCGTGGGCGATGATCACGCCGCGGTCGATGACGACGATGTCGTCGGCGAGCTGATCGGCTTCCTCCAGGTACTGGGTGGTCAGCAACAAGGTGGTCCCGGATTTCACCAACTCGCGCAACACGTCCCACAGTTCGTTGCGGCTGCGCGGATCGAGGCCGGTGGTCGGTTCGTCGAGGAACAGCACCGGAGGCGCGGCCAAGAGGCTCACGGCCAGGTCGAGTCGTCGGCGCATGCCACCCGAGTACGAGCGGACCTGTTTGTCGGCGGCGTCGGTCAACGAGAACTGTTCGAGGAGTTCGTCGCCGCGCCGGGCGAGGTCGCGGCGACCGATGCCGTAGAGCCCGCCGATCATCTTGAGGTTCTCGCGTCCGGTGAGGATCTCGTCGACGGTGGCGGCCTGGCCGGTCAGGCCCATGTTCCGCCGCACGGCGTCGGGTTCGGCGATGACGTCGTGACCGGCGATGCGCGCGGTGCCGCTCGTCGGGGTGGACAGCGTCGTCATCATGCGCACGATCGTCGTCTTGCCGGCCCCGTTGGGTCCGAGCAGCCCGAGTACCGACCCCGGGGCCACGGAAAACGAGACGCCGTCGACGGCGGTGAAGTCGCCGAAGGTCTTGACCAGATCGACGGCTTCGATCGCGGGACGGTCGCCGGGGGTGGGTTCTGGGGTCATGGTGCTCCACGCTAGTAGACGGGACGGGTGGGTTGGCCAGCGAATTTCTCGGTGCCGGCGGTGCTCGAAGGTATGGACTGCGACGGGGCCCGCAATTCATCGGTGAGCGTGCAAACACCAGTCAACATCCGTGAATACGGATAGTGGGCGGCGAATACTCCGAATCTGCGGATAAGCTACAGGTCATGTCCCCGATCCGGATTCGTGATGCGGCGCTCCTGTTGGGCGTCAGCGACGACACCGTGCGGCGATGGATTGCGGCCGGAACGTTACCCGCGAGCACCGACAGCGCAGGTGGGTCGGCCGGGGTCACGACGGTCGACGGCGCGCGCCTGGCCGAGATCGCCGTCGAACGCGCACACGCCGATGCCGCGACCTCACCGATGCTGACCTCGGCACGCAACCGGTTCACCGGATTGGTCACCGACGTCGAGATGGACGGGGTGATGGCCAAGGTGGGGCTGCAATGCGGGCCGTTCGCCGTGACCTCGCTGATGAGCGCCGAGGCGGCCCGCGAACTCGAACTGGAGCCGGGTGTCGTGGCGACCGCGGTGGTCAAGGCGACCACCGTCATCGTCGAACGTGCGGCGGCGGATCTGTGACCCGTTGCCCGTGAGCGTTCCCGTTCTTCCCCAACCCCGACAAGGAGTACAGATGACCACGGTTCGACGTGTGACCCGCTTGGCGTGCCTGGCGAGCGCCGCGGCGCTCATCACCGGCCTCGCGGCGGGTTGTTCTTCCGACGACAACGACAAGACCCCGTTGACGGTCTACGCGGCGGCGTCGTTGAAGAAGACGTTCACCGAGATCGAGGCCGCGTATGAGAAGCAGCATTCCGACGTCGATGTCACACTGAACTTCGCCGGGTCGTCGGCGCTGGTGAACCAGATCAAGCAGGGTGCCTCGGCCGACGTCATCGCGACCGCCGACGAACCGACCATGGGCAAACTCGGCGATCTCGTGAACTCGCCCCAGATCTTCGCCCGCAACACCCTGGTGATCGTGACCGCGAACGGAAACCCCAAGGGCGTGCGCGATTTCGCGAGTCTGGCCGATCCGTCGATCCGCACCGTGGTCTGCGCCGTCGAGGTGCCCTGTGGTGCAGCCACCGCAGAGGTCGAGCGCGGCACCGGCGTCGACGTCAAGCCGGTGAGCGAGGAGTCGTCGGTGACCGCGGTGCTCACCAAGGTCACCTCCGGTGAGGCCGACGCCGGACTGGTGTATGTGACCGATGCCAAGACGGTGCCCGGTAAGGTGACGGTGGTCGACGACGCGGCCTTCGCCAAGGTCGTCAACAACTACCCGATCGCCACCCTCAAGGCGGGCAAACATCAGCAGCAGGCAACCGATTTCATGAGCTTCGTGCTCGGGGAGACCGGTCAGAAGATCCTCACCGACGCCGGTTTCGCCGCGCCGAACTGACCTCGCCGATCCAAGGATGCGCCGCGTTCCCCGATGGATACATCTGCCCGCCCTCCTGGGGGTGGCACTGATCCTCATCGGGCCCCTGGCGATCATCGTGCGGATGCCGTGGGGGATCTTCGTCTCCTCGGTGACCTCACCGGATTCCGTTGCGGCACTGCGGTTGGGGGTGGTCACCGCGGTGGTGTCCACCGTGGTCTGCGTGCTGCTCGGCGTGCCGATGGCCATCGTGTTCGCCCGCTACGACGGCGTCGTCGTGCGGATCGTCCGCGCACTGGTGCTGCTGCCGCTGGTGTTGCCGCCGGTGGTCGGGGGAGTGGCCTTGCTCTACGCGCTCGGTCGATACGGTCTCGTCGGGCAGTACCTCGATCGCGTCGGCATCACGCTGGCCTTCACCACTCCGGCGGTGGTGATCGCGCAAACCTTTGTGGCACTGCCGTTTCTGGTGCTCAGCGTGGAGGGCGCGTTGCGCAGCGGCGATCAGGGGTTCGAGCGGATCGCGGCGACCCTCGGTGCCTCGCCGACGCGCACCCTGTGGCGGGTGACGTTGCCCATGGCCCGTCCGGCACTGTTGGCCGGCGGCGTCCTGGCATTCGCCCGCGCACTCGGCGAATTCGGCGCCACCATCACCTTCGCCGGGAACCTTCCCGGAACCACGCAGACCGCACCGCTCAAGATCTACCTCGACGCGATCAACGACCCCAGCCAGGCGTTGCCGCTCGCCCTGGTGTTGATGGTGGTGGCCCTGGTGATCGTCGTCGGTGTCCACCTGAGGCGCTCGAGCGAGGTGGCGACATGACCGGTGTGGCGATGAACTCGCTGGAGCAGCAGGGTTTTCGAGCGTCCGTGCGGTGTGCTGTCCCCGATCTGGTCGCCGATATCGAGGTCGCGCCCGGCGACACCCTCGGCATCATCGGCCCGAACGGAGCCGGGAAGTCGACCTTGCTCTCGATCGTGGCGGGTCTGCGTCGCACCCCGAATTCCCGGGTCGCGGTCGGATCGCGAATTCTGCAGGGCGACCGGACCTTTGTGGAGCCACACCGTCGGTCGGTGGTGTTGCTCGAGCAGAAGGCCAGACTGTTCGGTCATCTGTCGGTGCGGCGCAACGTCGAATTCGGCCCGGCGGCGGCCGGGTTGTCGCGCAAGGACATCCGGAATCGGGCACAGCGCTGGCTCGACGCGGTCGGGGTGGCCGACCTCGCCGACCGCATGCCGTCGGGGCTGTCCGGTGGGCAGGCGCAGCGGGTCGCGATCGCGCGGGCGCTGGCCACCGAACCCGAGGTGTTGTTGCTCGACGAACCGTTCGCCGCGCTCGATGTCGATGTGGCACAACAGATGCGTTCGCTGATGCGTCGTCTCCTCGCCGACCGTGCCGGGATGACGGTGCTGGTCACCCACGATCTCATCGACGTGGTCAGCCTGGCCGATCGGATTGCGGTGATCGACGACGCCCGCATCGTGCAGACCGGCTCGACCACCTCCGTGCTCACCCGACCCGAATCGGCGTTCGCGGCGACGCTGGCCGGAACGAACCTCATCGTCGGGCAGTTGCGTGACGCGGGCACCGTCGTCGCCGACGACGGCATCCGGGTGGTCGGTACCGCGGCCGAATCCGCAGTCGTCGGTCGGGCGGCGGCGGCATTCTCGCCTCGCGCGGTGGCGGTGTATCTCCGGCCACCGCAGGGCAGTCCCCGCAACAGCTGGCACGGAGTCGTGGAAGACGTGATACCGCAGGGTGATCGGGTATTGGTCCGCACTCGATGTGGTACTCACCGGATCGGCGCCGAGGTGACCTGGGCGTCGGTCATCGAGCTCGATCTGAGTCCGGGAACCGACGTCGTGCTGACCGTGAAGGCCACCGAGGTCGCGATCTACGGCGCTGCCGGATCACCCTCGTAGTACTTGTTGGCCTCCAGGACCTTGGCCCGCAGTTTGCGATAACCGCGCACCGACAGCGGCGAGATCGACCGCAGGTGAAACGGCTCGACATCGGTGAGGTCGGCGGCCAGGGCCTCGTCGACCAGGACGGTACCCGGTCGGGCCGAACCACACAGCCGGGCAGCGATGTTGACCGGTTCACCGAACAGGTCGCCGAGCCTGCTCAGGACTGCGCCGCGGGCGAGCCCGACCCGTAGGGGCGGAATCGGCCCATTGTCGCTGAGCCGCTGGATCGCCAGCGCCGCAGCGGCTGCCTCGGCACTGTCGTCGAAGCTGAACATGACCGCGTCGCCGAGGGTCTTGACGACGTGACCACCGCGGTCGGTGACGATGTCGAAGGTGCGTTCCTCGAAGTTCTCGAGCAGATCCTCGAGTTCGCCCATCCCGATGCGTCGCGACAGGCTCGTATAGCCGACGATGTCGGCGAAACCGACCACGAGATCGTGCTCCTCGTCGGAGTCGCGGGCGACGTCGCGCTCGAGCGCGATCTTGAGGTGACGCCGCCAGATCAACCGCTGGATGACGTCGATGGCGCCGATCATCTGCTCGCGGGTCCACGGGACGTCCGGATCGCGATCGAGATCCAGGATCTGGTCGGCCTGCCACTCGGTCAGACGCGACATCGTCTGTCCGATCGCCCGGGCGGTGGCGATCTGGGCCTGCTCCGGCAGGGTCTCCTCGGAACCGGCGAACAGCCGCAGGGCATCGACCTCGTCGGGGGTGAAGATCTTGTCCGTCGTGGTCCGATGCGCGAAACCGAAGGCGTTCCACAGCCTCTCGGCGTACTCCGGTGAGATCCCCAGTTCGGCGATGAGCTCGTCGCGGGAAAAGCGTGGCTCACCGGAATCAGCGGCGGAACTCATCGGGGCGGGCTCCCGTCGTCGTGGTCCCGGTGAGTCTAGCAACGGTGGCGACGCGCTGTGACGATGGCGACGCGCTGGGACGATGGCGGCGACGCCGCTGGGACGATGGCGGGCCGCGTCCGTCAGACCCCCAGGATTCCTTTCATCAGATACGCCATCCGGGCCGGGAAGTCGGGGCGCGAGGTGCCGCGTCGGACGCGGACGGCGTCGTTGACGATCGACAGCGCCGCGTGTACGGCCACGCCTGCCTCCGGCCGGTCGAGGTCGGGACGAGTGCGCGTCATCAGGTCGACCCAGCGGGCGACGTAGTTGCGCTGGACGTCGAGCAGGTCGGCGGCGTCGGAC
Encoded proteins:
- a CDS encoding sigma-70 family RNA polymerase sigma factor; its protein translation is MSVTPATPQATTPQATTLSSGPSDAEFLAATEPFRREIIAHCYRMMGSHHDAEDLTQETYLRAWRGYENYDGRASVRTWLHKIATNTCLTALGSSQRRPLPSGLGGDAYDPTDTLTQDHEVPWLEPYAGTVDEITPGDDADPAYVVGARESIRLAFIAALQHLPERQRAVLILRDVLQWKASEVAETIGVTTATVNSLLQRAREQLKNIRAEEDSTPTLDDDAKRELLAKYVSAFERYDVDAIVDMFTDSSIWEMPPFTGWYLGGDAIGTLIRGNCPAEKAGDQILLPTIANGQPAFGLYMREPDGIHRPFQLQVLEFDPEARAVAHVVAFFSETMEQDFARFGLPPTPYDAPATSGPSAFHQPD
- a CDS encoding ROK family protein — its product is MTATIDHRTRIANAPTSASPRIVRPRPIPGASARVDPRTPRKGGRGIHVATPQLELSTKPSALVLRTARLSGPVFRDEAAELTGLSISTVNRQVGALLKAGLLRERADLAPAGAIGRPRLPFELNVSTFLTLGIHIGYKVTSITTHDLLHRVVGAIQIPTPIADTPEQTLAAIGESAQRFLGRWNNRRVLWAGVAVGGRVSPGGFVDHPRLGWENAPVGQVIAESVGLPVSVASHVEAMAAAELVVNPSGSDADQRSSFLYFYAREMVGIAFSVDGTVHTPAGGPPVIGHFPASGTTLLDPNRTGRLEPTVSDTGIVEAAQSLGLPVNDIDAVLALARGGDATARALLEERAQVLGRTVALIADIFNPDHVILGGQAFTDYPATLPIVAGSLRETSVVPNRDVRVSHSGTTVQQQAAGAVSLDAVYSDPLAALAVTE
- a CDS encoding ABC transporter permease, which gives rise to MTTTSASTTATTRADRPAVHQTNLAQQSWIMVRRNLIHTRRMPEMLSDVTIQPIMFVVLFAFVFGPAISLGVPGVSYKEYLLPGIMGQTIVFTAFIVATGITADLEKGIVDRFRSLPIRRSSVLVGRSIASLIHSSIGIVVMALTGLIIGWRITTSVAEGALGFALVLLFGFGMIWFGVLIGSWLRSVEAVNGFMFSILFPITFVSNAFVPTQNMQPWLRAIAEWNPMSALVQAMRVLWGNGPDAAADAAWPLRHPELATLIWAIILTAIFSPFALRNYAKRTAN
- a CDS encoding ATP-binding cassette domain-containing protein, with translation MTPEPTPGDRPAIEAVDLVKTFGDFTAVDGVSFSVAPGSVLGLLGPNGAGKTTIVRMMTTLSTPTSGTARIAGHDVIAEPDAVRRNMGLTGQAATVDEILTGRENLKMIGGLYGIGRRDLARRGDELLEQFSLTDAADKQVRSYSGGMRRRLDLAVSLLAAPPVLFLDEPTTGLDPRSRNELWDVLRELVKSGTTLLLTTQYLEEADQLADDIVVIDRGVIIAHGTPLQLKQQAGAASVVITVSDDADLPQARDLLSRSGNEVFVDENARTVTTAAAGLSDLTRIAGWFDDSQIAVDDLGLVRPSLDDVFLSLTGHRAEDASADDESANEGAA
- a CDS encoding TOBE domain-containing protein; the encoded protein is MSPIRIRDAALLLGVSDDTVRRWIAAGTLPASTDSAGGSAGVTTVDGARLAEIAVERAHADAATSPMLTSARNRFTGLVTDVEMDGVMAKVGLQCGPFAVTSLMSAEAARELELEPGVVATAVVKATTVIVERAAADL
- the modA gene encoding molybdate ABC transporter substrate-binding protein produces the protein MTTVRRVTRLACLASAAALITGLAAGCSSDDNDKTPLTVYAAASLKKTFTEIEAAYEKQHSDVDVTLNFAGSSALVNQIKQGASADVIATADEPTMGKLGDLVNSPQIFARNTLVIVTANGNPKGVRDFASLADPSIRTVVCAVEVPCGAATAEVERGTGVDVKPVSEESSVTAVLTKVTSGEADAGLVYVTDAKTVPGKVTVVDDAAFAKVVNNYPIATLKAGKHQQQATDFMSFVLGETGQKILTDAGFAAPN
- a CDS encoding ABC transporter permease, giving the protein MRRVPRWIHLPALLGVALILIGPLAIIVRMPWGIFVSSVTSPDSVAALRLGVVTAVVSTVVCVLLGVPMAIVFARYDGVVVRIVRALVLLPLVLPPVVGGVALLYALGRYGLVGQYLDRVGITLAFTTPAVVIAQTFVALPFLVLSVEGALRSGDQGFERIAATLGASPTRTLWRVTLPMARPALLAGGVLAFARALGEFGATITFAGNLPGTTQTAPLKIYLDAINDPSQALPLALVLMVVALVIVVGVHLRRSSEVAT
- a CDS encoding sulfate/molybdate ABC transporter ATP-binding protein, with the protein product MTGVAMNSLEQQGFRASVRCAVPDLVADIEVAPGDTLGIIGPNGAGKSTLLSIVAGLRRTPNSRVAVGSRILQGDRTFVEPHRRSVVLLEQKARLFGHLSVRRNVEFGPAAAGLSRKDIRNRAQRWLDAVGVADLADRMPSGLSGGQAQRVAIARALATEPEVLLLDEPFAALDVDVAQQMRSLMRRLLADRAGMTVLVTHDLIDVVSLADRIAVIDDARIVQTGSTTSVLTRPESAFAATLAGTNLIVGQLRDAGTVVADDGIRVVGTAAESAVVGRAAAAFSPRAVAVYLRPPQGSPRNSWHGVVEDVIPQGDRVLVRTRCGTHRIGAEVTWASVIELDLSPGTDVVLTVKATEVAIYGAAGSPS
- a CDS encoding adenylate/guanylate cyclase domain-containing protein is translated as MSSAADSGEPRFSRDELIAELGISPEYAERLWNAFGFAHRTTTDKIFTPDEVDALRLFAGSEETLPEQAQIATARAIGQTMSRLTEWQADQILDLDRDPDVPWTREQMIGAIDVIQRLIWRRHLKIALERDVARDSDEEHDLVVGFADIVGYTSLSRRIGMGELEDLLENFEERTFDIVTDRGGHVVKTLGDAVMFSFDDSAEAAAAALAIQRLSDNGPIPPLRVGLARGAVLSRLGDLFGEPVNIAARLCGSARPGTVLVDEALAADLTDVEPFHLRSISPLSVRGYRKLRAKVLEANKYYEGDPAAP